One stretch of Microbacterium terrae DNA includes these proteins:
- a CDS encoding response regulator transcription factor, whose protein sequence is MIRVIVVDDHPIFRRGLIALLRAHDIEVVGEAGNGLEALEIVTAESPDVVLMDISMPDLGGIEATERLLALDPAARVVVITLHDDEATVARALAAGASAYVTKQSSPEQILAAVQAAADGALWLGPGVPRPLPSRPQPVQETTTALPGLTPRESVIADLVSRGLPNPVIAERLHLSVKTVANYVSIIALKLGADDRASLAQQVRAARS, encoded by the coding sequence GTGATCCGGGTGATCGTGGTCGACGACCACCCAATCTTCCGGCGCGGACTCATCGCTCTGTTGCGCGCCCACGACATCGAGGTCGTCGGTGAAGCGGGCAACGGGCTGGAAGCGCTCGAGATCGTCACTGCGGAGTCCCCCGACGTCGTCCTCATGGACATCTCGATGCCTGATCTTGGCGGGATCGAAGCGACCGAGCGACTGCTTGCCCTCGACCCTGCCGCGCGGGTCGTTGTCATCACCCTGCACGACGACGAGGCGACGGTCGCGCGCGCACTCGCCGCGGGAGCCAGCGCGTACGTGACGAAGCAGTCCAGCCCTGAGCAGATCCTCGCTGCCGTCCAGGCCGCCGCAGACGGCGCCCTGTGGCTCGGGCCGGGCGTGCCACGGCCACTGCCGAGCAGGCCTCAGCCCGTGCAGGAGACGACCACCGCGCTTCCCGGCCTCACGCCCCGCGAATCGGTGATCGCCGACCTCGTCAGCCGGGGCCTGCCCAATCCGGTCATCGCTGAGCGTCTGCACTTATCGGTGAAGACCGTCGCGAACTACGTCTCGATCATCGCGCTCAAGCTCGGCGCCGACGACCGGGCCAGTCTCGCGCAACAGGTTCGAGCCGCGCGGAGCTGA
- a CDS encoding acyltransferase family protein yields the protein MTEQTEQTEQAGSPAMPGAPRSERFFRGDIQGMRALAVMSVLLYHAGVPLLPGGLVGVDVFFVISGFLIGGHLLAELRSTGGIRLGEFYARRARRILPAAIVTIVGTVVAAFLFLPPLRLPEIVGDATASAASVPNLRFAVLETDYLQGTAPSPFQQFWSLGVEEQFYLVIPLLLIVVATSVRCVRALPAVIGALSAASLVAFLWDPASVWTFFAPWTRAWELGAGVLAAVAVRHVERVPAAVARIAGCAGLALVLGSFAVVGGALPHPGAATLIPVAGAVLLVLSGGHSAGGPVSRLLGLRPLLALGAWSYALYLVHWPILAITAEALQTAGVFLPGENLPPLLTLALAAASIPVAYALHRLVERPALTHLRTRQWGSRRTIATALATVVALSVPLVVAGPAVAQLLSTSDRPAPHVQLGSAPSGTTYVPSNVTPALAAARDDAGELYSNGCQQNKTSADLITCEFGPPEAATTVALFGDSHAGRWFPALRAATEGSDVRIVSVTKSGCRSIEAAELWDSPENPSCASWRADAVEWLHEHSPEVIVLADHLGPATDDERDEQHWRGATRASIQRLPESSRVLVLAETPGQASSPPICLSAHTDDALACATDRDVAVAAGIIAGEEAGARDAGAAFADPTELLCDAELCPAIIGDTLMYADEHHLTATGSALLGPWLRGELARVLEPAE from the coding sequence GTGACCGAGCAGACCGAGCAGACCGAGCAGGCCGGCTCACCGGCGATGCCGGGCGCACCGCGCTCGGAGCGGTTCTTCCGCGGCGACATCCAGGGGATGCGCGCGCTCGCGGTGATGTCGGTGCTGCTCTATCACGCCGGGGTCCCGCTGCTGCCGGGCGGGCTCGTCGGCGTCGATGTGTTCTTCGTCATCTCGGGGTTCCTGATCGGCGGCCATCTGCTGGCTGAGCTCCGCTCGACCGGCGGCATCCGGCTGGGCGAGTTCTACGCCCGACGCGCGCGACGCATCCTGCCGGCGGCGATCGTCACGATCGTCGGCACCGTCGTCGCCGCGTTCCTGTTCCTGCCACCGCTGCGCCTCCCCGAGATCGTCGGAGACGCGACCGCGTCTGCGGCGTCGGTGCCGAACCTCCGGTTCGCCGTGCTCGAGACCGACTACCTGCAGGGCACGGCCCCGTCGCCGTTCCAGCAGTTCTGGTCGCTCGGCGTCGAAGAGCAGTTCTACCTCGTCATCCCCCTGCTCCTCATCGTCGTGGCGACGAGCGTCCGCTGCGTCCGGGCGCTGCCCGCGGTGATCGGCGCGCTCTCCGCCGCATCCCTCGTCGCGTTCCTGTGGGACCCGGCGTCGGTCTGGACTTTCTTCGCCCCCTGGACCCGGGCCTGGGAGCTGGGCGCCGGCGTCCTCGCGGCAGTCGCAGTGCGCCACGTCGAGCGGGTCCCTGCCGCCGTCGCCCGGATCGCGGGATGCGCCGGGCTGGCGCTCGTCCTGGGCTCATTCGCCGTCGTGGGCGGAGCGCTCCCCCACCCGGGCGCCGCGACGCTGATCCCCGTCGCGGGCGCTGTGCTCCTCGTGCTGAGCGGCGGCCACTCCGCCGGCGGTCCCGTCAGCCGACTGCTGGGCCTGCGGCCGTTGCTCGCGCTGGGCGCGTGGTCGTACGCGCTGTACCTCGTGCACTGGCCGATCCTCGCGATCACCGCCGAAGCTCTGCAGACCGCCGGCGTGTTCCTGCCCGGCGAGAACCTTCCACCCCTGCTCACGCTCGCCCTCGCTGCCGCGTCGATCCCGGTGGCGTATGCCCTCCACCGGCTCGTCGAGCGACCGGCATTGACCCACCTCCGCACGCGGCAGTGGGGCTCGCGGCGGACGATCGCGACGGCGCTCGCGACGGTCGTGGCGCTGTCGGTGCCGCTCGTCGTCGCGGGGCCGGCGGTCGCCCAGTTGCTCTCGACATCCGACCGGCCTGCACCCCACGTCCAGCTCGGCTCGGCCCCGTCGGGCACGACGTATGTGCCGTCGAATGTGACGCCGGCGCTCGCGGCCGCGCGCGACGACGCGGGCGAGCTGTATTCGAACGGATGCCAGCAGAACAAGACATCCGCCGACCTGATCACCTGCGAGTTCGGTCCGCCCGAGGCCGCGACCACCGTCGCCCTGTTCGGCGATTCCCACGCCGGCCGGTGGTTCCCGGCCCTGCGCGCGGCGACCGAAGGGTCGGACGTCCGGATCGTGTCGGTCACGAAGTCCGGATGCCGCTCGATCGAGGCCGCCGAGCTCTGGGACAGCCCGGAGAACCCCTCGTGCGCGAGTTGGCGCGCCGACGCCGTGGAGTGGCTCCACGAACACTCACCCGAGGTGATCGTTCTCGCGGACCACCTCGGCCCCGCCACCGACGACGAGAGGGACGAGCAGCACTGGCGCGGGGCCACGCGTGCGAGCATCCAGCGCCTCCCGGAGTCGTCCCGGGTGCTCGTGCTGGCCGAGACGCCGGGGCAGGCATCATCACCCCCGATCTGTCTCTCGGCGCACACCGACGATGCGCTCGCGTGCGCCACCGACCGCGACGTCGCAGTCGCGGCCGGGATCATCGCCGGAGAAGAGGCGGGTGCTCGAGACGCGGGCGCCGCGTTCGCCGACCCGACCGAGCTGTTGTGCGACGCCGAACTGTGCCCCGCGATCATCGGCGACACGCTCATGTACGCCGACGAGCACCACCTCACCGCGACCGGTTCCGCGCTGCTCGGGCCGTGGCTGCGGGGCGAACTCGCGCGGGTGCTCGAACCGGCGGAGTAG
- a CDS encoding sensor histidine kinase — translation MDDVLLLVSRLALVATGAGGALVVLIAAGRRRIAWLPAVPAAVILVGYAGSSLLTLDSPAWVLGIVGIAWFVGFPLLAATFPDGRFVPRWSVWVVAASALLVTVDAATGFALRDAPWWGAVASLEMVAVVVAVALRYRRSATTVERERVRWILLGVVVTVTAFMVIQVVDGVIGGPSPASTGRANLAGIPLAVGLVIAAAWPRVWNVDAVFRGVLVVIGAGWVMGGAFAAGAALARWAGQDPVAAAGWSAVGVALVAYPAIRLATRAATWLVFRDRLTPDAAVALLGAALENDTPASVPERIVAIAQRALGSPFVRLIAATRTDAGDLDARSGDGVSSPQTLSAVPVSFRGEVLASLEAAPRSGESELSTRDRSTLAAIAHHAGPALDGVRALRTATRAQAELVIAREEERRRLRRELHDDLGPTLTGLALSAAAIAHQAEPLSPPLAGAARELQEGIGDAVARSREIAHGLRPAILDDHGLAAAIRDRVGGAPDVHLELGEIDDVPAAVSLATLRIVQEAVANARRHAVATSCAVTVVPERGGLRIEIVDDGIGMPRTPVAGVGLRSIRERAAELGGHARFSRPSVGGTRISVWLPAVLSGQVVS, via the coding sequence ATGGACGACGTCCTGCTGCTGGTGAGCCGCCTCGCCCTCGTCGCGACGGGGGCGGGCGGCGCACTGGTTGTGCTGATCGCGGCCGGGCGGCGGAGGATCGCCTGGCTTCCGGCGGTTCCCGCCGCGGTCATTCTGGTCGGGTACGCCGGCTCGTCTCTGCTCACCCTCGATTCTCCGGCCTGGGTCCTCGGGATCGTCGGGATCGCCTGGTTCGTCGGTTTCCCGCTTCTGGCGGCGACGTTCCCGGATGGCCGATTCGTGCCGCGCTGGTCCGTGTGGGTGGTCGCCGCGTCCGCGCTGCTTGTGACTGTGGACGCCGCGACGGGCTTCGCCCTGCGCGACGCACCGTGGTGGGGTGCTGTCGCGTCCCTCGAAATGGTTGCCGTAGTCGTCGCGGTCGCGTTGCGATACCGGCGCAGCGCGACGACCGTGGAGCGTGAGCGGGTCCGGTGGATTCTGCTGGGAGTCGTCGTCACTGTGACGGCGTTCATGGTCATCCAGGTCGTTGACGGGGTCATCGGCGGTCCGTCGCCGGCTTCGACCGGGCGAGCGAACCTCGCCGGCATTCCGCTCGCGGTGGGCTTGGTGATCGCGGCGGCATGGCCACGGGTGTGGAATGTGGATGCCGTCTTCCGAGGCGTGCTCGTGGTCATCGGCGCGGGATGGGTGATGGGCGGCGCGTTCGCGGCCGGGGCGGCGCTGGCCCGGTGGGCGGGTCAAGACCCGGTCGCCGCGGCGGGCTGGAGTGCAGTCGGTGTCGCGCTCGTCGCCTACCCGGCGATCCGGCTCGCTACCCGGGCCGCGACGTGGCTCGTGTTCCGAGACCGGCTGACACCCGATGCCGCCGTCGCGCTGCTGGGCGCCGCGCTGGAAAATGACACCCCCGCGTCCGTCCCCGAGCGCATCGTCGCGATCGCGCAACGGGCCTTGGGTTCGCCGTTCGTGCGGCTGATCGCAGCGACCCGTACGGACGCGGGCGATCTCGACGCCCGATCCGGCGACGGGGTCTCCTCCCCGCAGACGCTGAGTGCCGTGCCGGTGAGCTTTCGCGGTGAGGTGTTGGCTTCACTCGAGGCAGCCCCTCGAAGTGGTGAATCAGAACTGTCGACGCGTGATCGGTCCACCCTCGCTGCCATCGCTCATCACGCCGGCCCTGCACTGGATGGTGTGCGGGCGCTGCGCACCGCGACGCGGGCGCAGGCGGAACTCGTGATCGCCCGTGAGGAGGAGCGCCGCAGACTACGCCGCGAGTTGCACGACGATCTCGGCCCCACCCTCACCGGGCTCGCGCTGAGCGCCGCCGCGATCGCCCACCAAGCTGAACCGCTCAGCCCGCCGCTGGCGGGTGCGGCACGCGAGTTGCAGGAAGGCATCGGCGACGCTGTGGCACGCTCGCGAGAGATCGCGCACGGCCTACGGCCCGCGATCCTCGACGACCACGGGCTGGCCGCCGCCATCAGGGATCGGGTGGGCGGTGCACCCGATGTCCACCTCGAGCTTGGTGAAATCGACGACGTGCCCGCGGCTGTGTCGCTCGCCACCCTCCGCATCGTGCAGGAAGCGGTGGCCAACGCGCGGCGGCACGCTGTGGCAACCAGTTGTGCGGTGACTGTCGTGCCAGAACGTGGAGGTCTTCGCATCGAGATCGTTGACGACGGAATTGGGATGCCGCGGACCCCTGTGGCCGGGGTCGGATTGCGCTCGATTCGCGAACGCGCCGCCGAGTTGGGGGGTCACGCCCGCTTCTCGCGCCCCTCAGTGGGAGGAACGCGGATCAGCGTGTGGCTCCCCGCCGTGCTGTCCGGCCAGGTCGTGTCGTGA
- a CDS encoding nitroreductase family protein yields MSIVNVNALLGQRYGASAPVLVDPALSSSETLGLLLRHRSVRAFTRDEVSDEHVTAIIAAAQSAASSSNNQSWSVVEVRDRDRLRRLVTEAGGSDLIAEAPVVLLFIADWSRASDIARWHDEPAGAAAYLESTLVGFVDAGIAAQSAVVAAEALGLGTVYLGSLRNHPEVTAAEIGLPQGAAVAFGVAIGWPDPTDTAGIKPRLAQSAVRSRETYRPIAREDVEAYEGELAAYNASQGRGGSWTRQVVARVRDVRGLNGRENARAALEQRGLPSQ; encoded by the coding sequence GTGAGCATCGTCAACGTCAACGCCCTCCTCGGTCAGCGCTACGGCGCGAGCGCTCCCGTGCTCGTGGACCCTGCACTCTCGTCGTCGGAGACCCTCGGACTGCTTCTTCGGCATCGCTCCGTGCGTGCGTTCACGCGCGATGAGGTCTCGGACGAGCATGTGACGGCGATCATCGCGGCGGCGCAGTCCGCGGCGAGCTCGTCGAACAACCAGTCCTGGAGCGTGGTCGAGGTCCGCGACCGCGACAGACTCCGCCGCCTCGTGACCGAGGCCGGCGGCAGCGACCTCATCGCCGAGGCGCCTGTCGTGCTCCTGTTCATCGCCGACTGGTCGCGGGCATCCGACATCGCCCGCTGGCACGACGAGCCGGCCGGCGCGGCAGCGTACCTGGAGAGCACACTCGTCGGATTCGTCGATGCGGGCATCGCGGCGCAGAGCGCGGTGGTCGCCGCCGAGGCGCTCGGACTCGGCACCGTCTATCTCGGGTCGCTCCGCAACCACCCTGAGGTCACTGCGGCAGAGATCGGGCTGCCTCAGGGTGCGGCGGTCGCGTTCGGCGTGGCGATCGGATGGCCCGACCCGACCGATACGGCGGGCATCAAGCCGCGTCTGGCCCAGAGCGCGGTCCGGTCCCGGGAGACGTACCGGCCCATCGCGCGCGAGGACGTCGAAGCCTACGAGGGCGAGCTCGCCGCGTACAACGCCTCGCAGGGCCGCGGCGGCAGCTGGACCCGACAGGTCGTCGCTCGTGTCCGCGACGTGCGGGGCCTCAACGGCCGCGAGAACGCCCGCGCCGCGCTCGAGCAGCGCGGGCTGCCGTCCCAGTAG
- a CDS encoding Type 1 glutamine amidotransferase-like domain-containing protein, protein MSVHLIGGGATTVADAPLHAPFVAEAALRAAHVGRARPRIAVISLHPEAEEKAAALGELLTAAGAGAAIELQLITGRPGEPIGPEVIGDVDAIAVGGGYVEDVRAGLEPAFGELRRLVAAGVPYLGVSAGAMIAAEGSLGSGSRIGGVVVSPEDPDEPGEELEIEAGIGLIDVTVEVHVAQRGMLSRLVAAVESGMVAGGLGIDERTALIVGNGGLRVEGTGNVWRVLPSEGGVLVSTIAS, encoded by the coding sequence ATGAGCGTGCACCTCATCGGCGGCGGCGCGACGACCGTTGCGGACGCTCCGCTCCACGCACCGTTCGTGGCGGAGGCCGCACTGCGAGCCGCCCACGTCGGCCGCGCGCGGCCGAGGATCGCGGTGATCTCGCTGCATCCCGAGGCCGAGGAGAAGGCGGCGGCGCTCGGTGAGCTTCTGACCGCAGCCGGAGCAGGAGCCGCCATCGAGCTGCAGCTGATCACGGGGCGGCCGGGCGAGCCGATCGGGCCCGAGGTGATTGGCGATGTCGACGCAATCGCCGTGGGCGGCGGCTACGTGGAGGACGTGCGCGCCGGTCTCGAGCCGGCGTTCGGCGAGCTGCGCAGGCTGGTCGCCGCCGGCGTGCCCTACCTCGGCGTCTCGGCCGGTGCGATGATCGCGGCCGAAGGCTCGCTCGGAAGCGGCTCGCGCATCGGCGGCGTGGTCGTCTCGCCCGAGGACCCCGACGAGCCGGGCGAGGAGCTCGAGATCGAGGCCGGTATCGGCCTCATCGACGTGACCGTCGAGGTCCACGTGGCTCAGCGCGGCATGCTGTCTCGCCTGGTCGCCGCCGTCGAGTCCGGAATGGTCGCCGGTGGCCTGGGCATCGACGAGCGCACCGCACTGATCGTGGGTAACGGCGGGCTCCGGGTGGAGGGAACGGGCAACGTCTGGCGGGTGCTGCCGAGCGAGGGCGGCGTGCTCGTCTCGACGATCGCCAGTTGA
- a CDS encoding response regulator, translating into MSGIRVVVIDDHPFYREGVKSMVPLIDAGIEVVGEAGDGAEGMAVVARLEPDVVLMDLSMPGMGGLDATRALRASHPDIAILVLTMMKDDSVIAALEAGAGGYLLKDATVEDVCRAIRSVHRGELVVDGPLAARLLGRIRASNAFEASFPQLTARERDILTLLAEGVGNADIARRLFLTPKTVRNYVSTLVAKLGVDDREHAAALGRAAR; encoded by the coding sequence ATGAGCGGCATCCGTGTGGTGGTGATCGACGATCATCCGTTCTATCGCGAGGGCGTGAAGTCGATGGTCCCCCTGATCGACGCCGGGATCGAGGTCGTCGGCGAAGCGGGCGACGGAGCGGAGGGGATGGCGGTCGTGGCCCGACTCGAGCCGGACGTCGTCCTCATGGACTTGTCGATGCCCGGTATGGGCGGTCTCGACGCGACACGCGCGCTCAGGGCGAGCCACCCCGACATCGCAATCCTCGTACTCACGATGATGAAGGACGACTCGGTCATCGCAGCGCTCGAAGCGGGCGCCGGCGGATACCTCCTGAAGGACGCCACCGTCGAGGACGTCTGCCGGGCGATCCGCTCGGTGCACCGGGGCGAGCTCGTCGTCGACGGCCCGCTCGCGGCGCGCCTGCTCGGCCGCATACGAGCGTCGAATGCGTTCGAGGCATCCTTCCCCCAGCTCACGGCGCGCGAACGAGACATCCTCACGCTGCTGGCCGAGGGAGTCGGCAACGCCGACATCGCCCGACGGCTCTTCCTCACCCCGAAGACCGTCCGCAACTACGTCTCGACACTCGTCGCCAAGCTCGGGGTCGACGATCGCGAGCACGCGGCAGCGCTGGGACGCGCTGCACGATGA